CATTTCAAAACCACTACTATACGGTTTTTTGGTTGGCTTGTAGGTACCGGCTGCTACATTGATGGTATTGAATACTGCGGAGCAATGTGCCAAAGCCAATGCTTCATCTAAGGTTTTAAAGGCGGTAGCCCACGAGTAACCGTTGCCGCTTGAGGCTATAGATGCATCTACATATAATGTGCTTCCTACCGAAGCAATAACCGTGTAACCGTAGTTGCTGCCGCCATTGTTGTCAATATTTAAGGTACTCATATCGTGTGCTATCTGTCCATGTGAAGTTACACTTGCATTGATGTTTGCCAGGGTTCTGTTGCTGGAATACACATAATAACTCACCACACTTGATTCAGGTAGAGCAGGTATGGTAGCGATGCCCAGTGTGCCGCTAAAAGTAGCTTGCACTATGGTAGAAGTAGCATAAGCATCGGTAGTATATCGCACAAATACGTTCTCGCCCGATGTGAGATTGGCAGAAAGGGCGATACTAATCAACACCGACTGATTGGCGGCAGGTGTTGCCAAACATCGGGTAACTGAGGTGATGCTTTTAGGATTGTAAGTGGTTTCTAATACCGCCATATACAGGTTATCAGGAGCAGTTTTGTCTTCTATATTAAAGGTATAATAGCGTCCGCTAACAGTAGTAGCTAAAGTGCCGGAACTGCCGCCGTTGCTGCTGTTGAATAAAGCTGAGCCGGTACCGCCTACGGGGGGTATGACCGAATTAAAAGCTACGGCACCTGTGCCTGATGCGTAAGGTCGCCACACATTGCCCGGATAGCTGCAAGTTTCCGGAAACTCCCACGTAACACCGGATGAACTTACGTTAGCTTGTATGCGAGCCTGACGAAACGCACCTAAATCTGTAAGGGTGGTGCAGGTAAAGGGACTTCCATTGAGGTTGTTGGTGCCTACTGCTCCGGGTTGTGCTTCTGTTTCATTAGAAAAACTAAAAAAAAGGCTACATAAAGCCATGGCATAAAATACACTTTTTATTATAGTACTACTCCTGTTCATATTTTGGTATTAATTGAATAAAAAGATAAAACATGTAAAATTTGAGGAAATTAAAAGAATGGATGGGCAAGAACAAAATAGATTATATCTATAAAAGCGTTTAAGTTGATTAGCTTTTAAGTTTGAGTGTAAAAAGACGGGTGCAAAAATATAAAAATTTCATTCCAAATGATTGTTAATACAGAAATGAAAAACAATTTAGCCTTGATTTAGTAATTGTGTTATTAATTTTATCTTTGTCATTTTAAAACCGAGTCATAGTTATGTCAAAGGCACTATATATACCTGTAAAAGAGAGTTTTGAGGAAATAAGGAAACTACTTCGTCAGTCACCTGCGATGATTCGTTTACGACTGTTGATGTTGATAGAGATGAAGAAGGTCGGAGAAAAAGGTATTACGAAGCAGCAGTTAATGGAACGAGTAGGGGTATGGGGTCAAAGTATTAACACATGGCGTAAAAATTATAGAACAGGGGGAATAGAAGCCTTGCTTCACAATGGCAGAAAAGGAAAAACAGGCAGACACTCGGTGTTTACGCAAGAAGAACAAGATAGAATAGAAGAGAAGTTAAAGGATCCCAATAATGGTTTGGCGGGGTATATAGAGTTGCAGCAATGGGTAGAGCAGGAATTTAAAAAGGAAGTTAAGTATAACACGCTACTAAAATATGCGGGCAGGAAATTTGGCAGCAAAGTGAAGGCAGCACGCAAAAGTCATGTGAAAAAGGATGCGGAGGCTGTAGTTTTTTTCCTGACTTTGACAGTTAAATTTCACAAACCATTGATAATCAGCGAGTTAAGTTTCCTAAAAATGGCATAGTTGCCACTACAAAACGGGTTATTTAGTTCGCTGGAGCTAAGTCTTTGAACGGAGGGATACGAAATGCCGAAAGGATTTTGTTGGTTAATGCTGTGTCAGCACCTTTCAGCAAGTACTTTTTATCATCAATTGTTAGTTCAGACAATTGCATTTGATTGAGTTCTTCTTTAATACTGCATGGACTTAAGTTGATGTTTGCAAACTTTAGGGTTAGTTCCACCGTCCGTTCGAGCATGAATGCTAAAAAACAGGTCATGAAATGTCCTTTTATCCTTTTGGGTGTCCAATGAAAAATTGGTCGAGTGGATAGGGTGGTCTTCAATACCCGGAAACTTTCTTCTATTTTCCATAATTGATGGTAGTTTGCCAAGACTTCTTCGTTCGTCATATCCGTTTTACTATACTGTATGCCGTAGTAACCATCCCATTTTGCATCTTCATCTATTCGTTCTTGGTCTATTTCAGCAGCTTTTGTATTGGTACTCTCCGCCATTTTCAGGAATCGGTTAGCCCCTTTTTGTTTTGCAAGTCCGCTCCGTTGTCTAATTTGACTTTTGCTTTTTGTATTTGTCTTTCCCTGTCTCTTGCGTCTTTGGCTGCCCTTTTGGCACTCCAAGTAATTAGGAGTTTATCTTGCAATTTTTGTTTCTTTTTATTGGCATCGCTGTAGGTTGTTTCGTAATCCAACACTTTCCAGCTAAATGTTACTTCACCCGTATCCTCGCACACAGTCTTTGTCTCCATATCATTGGTTGCCAAAATCTTTTGTACCAACTTTTGGGGCATCGATTTTAAGCGGGCACTAACAATGTAGTCATAACCCGCTTGACGTATTAAATGAAAATTTTCTTTCGAGTTGAGACCTTTGTCGGCTACTACAATGACTTTTCTTATATTAAACTGCTTTTCTAACATTTTCAGCGCATCTACCATCGTCTGACCATCAAAAGTATTACCCGGAAAAAGATCGTAGCCTATCGGTCTGCCTGTGCTATCTATAAATAAGCCCATCACCACTTGTACTTCATTAAACTTTCCAGCTTTGCTAAACCCAAATTCGCGTAAAGCATCTGCTCTGTTTGTCTCAAAGTGATAATTCGTTACATCATAAAAGCAACTTCGATGGGCTTAGCATAAACGCCTTTTTTATGGTAAAACAGTTGTGTCTCAATTGCCTGCTTTTTATCACAAAAAATCTAAACTTCGGTAAATTTCTTGCAACCCAATTATGTTTCCTAGCCCATAAAACAATTTCTGATCTTTAAATGCTTGATGTTTTGATTTGCTTTTCAACAGACGATGAAGCACACAATAGAAAATCACCTCTTCTATATCGAACTTTATCCTTGTTCCCTTAGCACATTTTTTGATAATTTCTCCGATGCCAAGTTGCTCCCATACTTTTTTATAGACCAAATGACCATAACAGAAGCGTGCAGTTTCCTGCAAATTCTCTGCCCCAATGCAAGGCGTGTTATTCAATGACAGCAATTTCTGCCCAACTGATAGTAGGAATCCTGAATCACGCAACTGGTCAAGGCGACCAAAGTTGGCAATTACCTTGTGCTTGGTAGTCTTTCCTTCACGAAAAGATTCCACTAACTGAATATACGTATGGTTTTTAGATTTAGTGGCTTTTACAAACATACCGCAAATGTAAGCATATTGTCTTAAAAACAATAGCCTAAGAAAAAAAGTTGCCACTACAATTGCGGTTTTTTATTTCTTATTATCATTGATTATTAACGGGTTATCTCATTTAACTGTCAAAGTCAGGAGCAATGGGTAGAGCAGGAATTTAAAAAGGAAGTTAAGTATAACACGCTACTAAAATATGCGGGCAGGAAATTTGGCAGCAAAGTGAAGGCAGCACGCAAAAGTCATGTGAAAAAGGATGCGGAGGCTGTAGTTTTTTTTAAAAAACTTTAGTTCAAAAATAGCGGAAATAGCGTTGTCTGTTCCGCCATGCTATGACAGCATAAATTTATACTTTCAGGACGAGAGCCGCTTTGGTCTGCATACCAGGCACGGGAGGGGATTGACCGCCAAAGGCATACAGCCGGTTTGCAATTTCCAGCAGGTGTTTCAATACACTTATCTTTTCGGAGCATTTTCTCCCGTAACCAGGGATCAGTTTCAGTTGGAAATGCCTTGTTGCAGTGCAAATACCTTTCAGGTGTTTCTCCATGAATTTTCCCTTCAAACTCCTGCTGAATACAAAATCATTGTTTTAGACAACGGGGCTTTCCACAAGGCAAAAAAGCTCAAAATACCCGAAAATATTTTTCTTGTCTTTCTGCCTCCTTACAGTCCCGAACTCAATCCAGCTGAAAAAATATGGCACCACATCAAAAGAAAGTTCACCAACAAACACTTCACAAGCCTTGAACTAATCAGCAACTTCTTTACTGAAACAATAAATAACATTACACCGGATATGGTAAAATCTATCTGTAGTTACCAATATATCTGCTTAAATACCTTTTGGGCTGTTTAAAATGTCATTTTCGTATAATAACAAAAACTGTTTTAAAACCAGCTTTATGTGAGAAACCATTCTTTTGCCATTTATATGAAGAAACAAAAAATCCCCCATACTTTAGATAAAACTAAGTACGGGGGATTTTCTCTTTAGCTCACGGTCAATCAGCCATTATCTCACTACCATCAGTCGGAGATGCTGTGCCGCTCCATCTGAACGGCGCAAGACTGCATAATAGGTTCCCGATGGCAAATGACTCATATCTAACTCAAAGGAGTATGGCGTTTCAGCCTCGGTCATATCGTCAAACAAAACCGCTACCTCCCTGCCGTCTATAGCAAAAACAGATAAGTGCATAAGCTCGGCCTTGAGGGCAGTAAAGGTAATCGTTGTCTGATTGTTGGTCGGATTGGGATAGGCAAACAAGGTTTCAAAGGCTATTGCATCCTCGCCGTTTTTGCAGGCAGAAACCGTTACAACCACACTTGCCGTAGATTTACACCCGCCGCTTCCGGTTACGGTTACGGTATAGGTACCCGACATTGCTGTTGTTGCTCCGGTTCTCAACACACTATTACCTATACGGGTATATCCGCCCGGACCGCTCCAGTTGTAAGAATTACCACCGGATGCCAGCAAGGAAATCGTTCCTCCCACACAGACATTCAGATTACCCGTGATGACAGCGTTGGGGGCTGCGATAATTGAGGCATTTCGGGTTGCAGTGGCAATACAACCGGTATTTAGTGTTACGGTTACTTTATATTGACCGGCTACGGGTGGTGCGCTGATAGCGGCGGTAGTGGCGGTAAATCCGCCCGGTCCTGACCAGTTATAGGCAACTCCGGCTGTAGTTGCGGTAAACACCACGTTGGCATTAGAACAGAAGTTCGTTGTCGTAGTGGTCGGGGTAACAGCGGCATTAGTGGGTGCGCTGACCGATACACTTCTTGCAGCAGTTGCCGTACATCCTCCGGCATTGGTAACAGTTACTTTATATTGTCCTGTCATCGTTGTATTGGCATTGGTTCGGGTCATTGACGGACCACCTGTGGCTGTAAATCCGTTGGGGCCGCTCCACAAATAAGAAGTAGCTCCGGCAGGGGCAGTGATGGTTATGGTACCTCCCGAACAAATTGTGGAGGTTCCGGTTAAGGTGGCCGATGGATTGGGGTGTACGGTAACCGTGATGTTCGCAGTTCCGGTACATCCTAATGCGTTGCTGACCGTTACCGAATATACACCCGACATAGTAGTGTTGGCATTAGTACGCAAAATGCTGTGACCGGTAGAGCTAAAGCCGCCCGGCCCGCTCCATTGATAGGTGTTTCCACCCGATGCTATCAGGTTGATGGATCCGCCGACACAAACATTGGTTGTTCCGGTTACAATGGCAGTCGTAGAACTGACCGTTACTTCCCGGGTTGCAGTGATGACACAACCATTGGCATTGGTTACAAAAACTGTATATATACCTGACATACCGGCCGTAGCGTTCAGGCGTGTAAAAGATGCACCGCTGCTTACAAACCCATCCGGACCTAACCATGAATAAGAAACAGCGCCAACTGCAGATGCAGTAAGGCTGATGCTTCCGCCAATACAGGTATTGGTATTTCCTGTAACATTTACGGTAAAGCCGCTACCCGATATAGAAACCGTTACAGATGTTTCTGCCGAACAACCTATATTGTCTGATACCGTAACCGAATAAGTTCCCACCATAGTAGCATCAAAATTGGTTCTTACCAAAGTGGCTCCGGTTGAAG
This is a stretch of genomic DNA from Sphingobacteriales bacterium. It encodes these proteins:
- a CDS encoding helix-turn-helix domain-containing protein is translated as MSKALYIPVKESFEEIRKLLRQSPAMIRLRLLMLIEMKKVGEKGITKQQLMERVGVWGQSINTWRKNYRTGGIEALLHNGRKGKTGRHSVFTQEEQDRIEEKLKDPNNGLAGYIELQQWVEQEFKKEVKYNTLLKYAGRKFGSKVKAARKSHVKKDAEAVVFFLTLTVKFHKPLIISELSFLKMA
- a CDS encoding transposase, producing MAESTNTKAAEIDQERIDEDAKWDGYYGIQYSKTDMTNEEVLANYHQLWKIEESFRVLKTTLSTRPIFHWTPKRIKGHFMTCFLAFMLERTVELTLKFANINLSPCSIKEELNQMQLSELTIDDKKYLLKGADTALTNKILSAFRIPPFKDLAPAN
- a CDS encoding IS630 family transposase → MSVPPCYDSINLYFQDESRFGLHTRHGRGLTAKGIQPVCNFQQVFQYTYLFGAFSPVTRDQFQLEMPCCSANTFQVFLHEFSLQTPAEYKIIVLDNGAFHKAKKLKIPENIFLVFLPPYSPELNPAEKIWHHIKRKFTNKHFTSLELISNFFTETINNITPDMVKSICSYQYICLNTFWAV
- a CDS encoding T9SS type A sorting domain-containing protein, which translates into the protein MVYDNEAPAASCQDISVDLNESGNVSISAGDINDDSTDNCGISGMSLDVTDFDCEDVGENTVTLTVTDVNGNSSECTATVTVNDDTDPDAQCQNFTVNLDVNNSASVSGEDLDDGSSDACGLASLSASPNSFGCGDVGENTVTLTVYDNNGNSSSCTSTVTVVDTEPPVAGCQDVTVTLDENGTGSLSAEQVNNGSSDNCDFDLLLDQTDFTCANQGSNTVTLTVTDGSGNTSTCSAVVTVIPGFSASINPSGSTSLCENECIYLDAGLFASYLWSANAGSSTGQTVEVCDAGTYSVTVTDINGCTSTAEISVTVNPLPTPEITADGATSFCDGGSVELDAGEYSSYQWNALGGNATTQTITTTEAGTYSVTVTDANGCTGVDNIEITIYDLPVVSVDGVTQVCEGGTLNFSASGGNAYTWVGPNDFSSSSDNVTITNAEASMSGTYTVTVSNENGCTSEYEVEVLVNTAPDAQITGNFVVCQDDDLTLVATGGTTYSWSGPNGYSSTGATLVRTNFDATMVGTYSVTVSDNIGCSAETSVTVSISGSGFTVNVTGNTNTCIGGSISLTASAVGAVSYSWLGPDGFVSSGASFTRLNATAGMSGIYTVFVTNANGCVITATREVTVSSTTAIVTGTTNVCVGGSINLIASGGNTYQWSGPGGFSSTGHSILRTNANTTMSGVYSVTVSNALGCTGTANITVTVHPNPSATLTGTSTICSGGTITITAPAGATSYLWSGPNGFTATGGPSMTRTNANTTMTGQYKVTVTNAGGCTATAARSVSVSAPTNAAVTPTTTTTNFCSNANVVFTATTAGVAYNWSGPGGFTATTAAISAPPVAGQYKVTVTLNTGCIATATRNASIIAAPNAVITGNLNVCVGGTISLLASGGNSYNWSGPGGYTRIGNSVLRTGATTAMSGTYTVTVTGSGGCKSTASVVVTVSACKNGEDAIAFETLFAYPNPTNNQTTITFTALKAELMHLSVFAIDGREVAVLFDDMTEAETPYSFELDMSHLPSGTYYAVLRRSDGAAQHLRLMVVR